The Streptomyces luteogriseus genome includes a window with the following:
- a CDS encoding CpaF family protein yields the protein MSLRARINTPEENGNRGEDGHMVASYRAKLLEEIDLAEMSSLAAAERRARLERVLGHIISREGPVLSTVERAQLIRRVVDEALGLGILEPLLEDASITEIMVNGPDAIFVERGGRVEQLPLRFASNDQLMQTIERIVSTVNRRVDESNPMVDARLPSGERVNVIIPPLSLTGAILTIRRFPRSFTLQELIGLGSLDEHMLYLLAGLVQAKFNVIVSGATGTGKTTLLNALSGLIPDGERIITIEDSAELQLQQAHVIRLESRPANVEGKGQISIRDLVRNSLRMRPDRIVVGEVRGGESLDMLQAMSTGHDGSLATVHANSAEDALMRLQTLASMSDVEIPFVALHDQINSAVDVIVQLTRFADGARRITEIALMDSHGSDPYRLVTVARFNAQPMSPDGRIHGSFEYYPLPRRTADRLYMANQPLPQAFGIARSADQLATREAR from the coding sequence ATGAGCCTGCGAGCACGGATCAACACCCCCGAGGAGAACGGCAACCGGGGCGAGGACGGCCACATGGTCGCCTCCTACCGGGCCAAGCTCCTGGAGGAGATCGACCTCGCGGAGATGAGTTCGCTGGCCGCCGCCGAGCGCCGGGCACGGCTGGAGCGGGTGCTCGGACACATCATCAGCCGCGAGGGCCCGGTCCTTTCGACGGTGGAGCGTGCGCAGCTGATCCGCAGGGTGGTCGACGAGGCGCTGGGCCTCGGCATCCTGGAGCCGCTGCTGGAGGACGCGTCCATCACCGAGATCATGGTCAACGGCCCGGACGCGATCTTCGTGGAACGTGGGGGAAGAGTCGAGCAACTGCCGTTGCGGTTCGCCTCCAACGACCAGCTCATGCAGACGATCGAGCGGATCGTCTCGACGGTCAACCGCCGCGTCGACGAGTCGAACCCGATGGTCGACGCCCGCCTCCCCTCCGGCGAGCGCGTCAACGTCATCATCCCGCCGCTCTCCCTGACGGGCGCCATCCTCACCATCCGCCGCTTCCCGCGCTCCTTCACCCTCCAGGAGCTGATCGGACTCGGCTCGCTGGACGAGCACATGCTGTACCTGCTGGCGGGCCTGGTGCAGGCGAAGTTCAACGTCATCGTCTCGGGCGCGACGGGCACCGGGAAGACGACCCTGCTCAACGCCCTCTCCGGGCTGATCCCCGACGGCGAACGCATCATCACCATCGAGGACTCCGCCGAACTCCAGCTCCAGCAGGCCCACGTCATCCGCCTGGAGTCGCGCCCGGCGAACGTCGAGGGCAAGGGCCAGATCAGCATCCGCGACCTCGTCCGCAACTCCCTGCGCATGCGCCCCGACCGGATCGTCGTAGGTGAGGTCCGCGGCGGCGAGTCCCTCGACATGCTCCAGGCGATGTCCACGGGCCACGACGGCTCGCTGGCCACGGTCCACGCCAACAGCGCCGAGGACGCGCTGATGCGGCTGCAGACCCTGGCCTCCATGTCGGACGTGGAGATCCCCTTCGTGGCGCTGCACGACCAGATCAACAGCGCGGTCGACGTCATCGTGCAGCTGACCCGGTTCGCGGACGGCGCCCGCCGCATCACCGAGATCGCGCTGATGGACAGCCACGGCAGCGACCCGTACCGGCTGGTCACGGTCGCCCGCTTCAACGCACAGCCGATGAGCCCCGACGGCCGTATCCACGGCTCCTTCGAGTACTACCCCCTCCCACGCCGCACCGCCGACCGCCTCTACATGGCGAACCAGCCCCTCCCGCAGGCGTTCGGCATCGCCCGGTCCGCGGACCAGCTAGCCACCCGAGAAGCCAGGTAG
- a CDS encoding TadE/TadG family type IV pilus assembly protein yields the protein MNGVRNGRDRGQVAIEYIGFLPILLIVALGAVQLGLIAYTAQQAGTAARTGARSASLEGPYEADCRAAVSSWLADETSCPASYGGDEVTVTAEITIPSVFPGKDNFGTARKTATMPRDH from the coding sequence ATGAACGGTGTCCGCAACGGCCGCGACCGCGGCCAGGTCGCCATCGAGTACATCGGCTTCCTGCCGATCCTCCTGATCGTCGCCCTGGGGGCCGTGCAGCTGGGCCTGATCGCCTACACGGCCCAACAGGCCGGCACGGCGGCCAGGACGGGGGCGCGCAGTGCGTCGCTGGAGGGGCCGTACGAAGCGGACTGCCGTGCGGCGGTGAGCAGTTGGCTGGCCGACGAGACCAGCTGCCCGGCCTCCTACGGCGGGGACGAGGTCACGGTCACCGCCGAGATCACCATCCCGTCGGTCTTCCCGGGCAAGGACAACTTCGGCACGGCCCGCAAGACCGCGACGATGCCGCGCGACCACTGA
- a CDS encoding TadE/TadG family type IV pilus assembly protein, translated as MRVLLRKRWERDKGQVTIEFLGMTPTIIVTLIALWQVVLIGYTYILAGNAADEAVRQATAAEPGARQGVCEAAGLKHLSDAWRSGAEVTCQGSGYVTADARLQVPVLFPGALTFGFTVHGHAGAVEEAKPR; from the coding sequence ATGAGGGTGCTCTTAAGGAAGCGGTGGGAGCGGGACAAGGGTCAGGTGACCATCGAGTTCCTCGGGATGACGCCGACGATCATCGTGACGCTGATCGCGCTGTGGCAGGTCGTCCTCATCGGCTACACCTACATCCTCGCGGGCAACGCCGCGGACGAGGCGGTACGGCAGGCCACGGCGGCCGAGCCGGGAGCCAGGCAGGGCGTGTGCGAGGCGGCCGGGCTCAAGCACCTGTCGGACGCGTGGCGCTCCGGGGCCGAGGTGACCTGCCAGGGCTCCGGCTACGTGACGGCCGACGCGCGCCTTCAGGTCCCGGTCCTCTTCCCCGGCGCGCTGACCTTCGGGTTCACGGTCCACGGCCACGCCGGGGCGGTCGAGGAGGCGAAACCGAGATGA
- a CDS encoding AAA family ATPase yields the protein MPTRILPAVGDTDAVRSITTLLSQLPDAEPVAPVVDSTQLIDTLARLAAESVDELPEVVVVHERIGPVPALELIREVALRFPAVGVILVTSDASPGLFQAAMDYGARGLVALPLSYEELASRVQAVAQWSVGVRRHLGAGGDVFTGVGGTVVTVSGAKGGAGTTLTAIQLALAAQASGRSTALVDMDLQTGDVASYLDVQFRRSVVDLAAITDISPRVLADAVFRHDTGLALLLAPAEGERGEDVTDRAARQIVSALRSRYEVVVIDCGAQLGGAGAAAVEMADRALLITTPDVVAVRGAKRAVRMWDRLQIRKAEETTIVVNRHSRGTEIQPPLIQKITGTAVAATVVPANFKELQSVVDAGRIHELENKSSVKQALWGLAGELGLVKAPDGAQKAGRGLRGGDRGSVSFRRRREG from the coding sequence ATGCCCACGAGGATCCTCCCGGCGGTCGGTGACACGGACGCGGTCCGGTCGATCACGACACTGCTCAGTCAGCTCCCGGACGCCGAGCCCGTCGCCCCGGTGGTCGACTCCACCCAGCTCATCGACACCCTCGCGCGCCTCGCCGCCGAGTCCGTCGACGAACTGCCCGAGGTCGTGGTGGTGCACGAGCGGATCGGCCCCGTCCCGGCGCTGGAGCTGATCCGCGAAGTGGCCCTGCGCTTCCCGGCCGTCGGCGTCATCCTCGTCACCTCCGACGCGAGCCCCGGCCTCTTCCAGGCCGCCATGGACTACGGTGCCCGCGGCCTGGTCGCCCTCCCGCTCAGCTACGAGGAACTCGCCAGCCGCGTCCAGGCCGTCGCCCAGTGGTCCGTCGGCGTACGGCGCCACCTGGGCGCGGGCGGTGACGTGTTCACCGGCGTCGGCGGCACCGTCGTCACGGTCAGCGGCGCCAAGGGCGGCGCCGGGACCACCCTGACCGCCATCCAGCTGGCCCTGGCCGCCCAGGCCTCCGGCCGCAGCACCGCCCTGGTCGACATGGACCTCCAGACCGGCGACGTCGCCTCCTACCTGGACGTCCAGTTCCGCCGCTCCGTCGTCGACCTGGCCGCCATCACCGACATCTCCCCACGCGTCCTGGCCGACGCGGTCTTCCGGCACGACACCGGCCTCGCCCTGCTGCTCGCCCCCGCCGAAGGGGAACGCGGCGAGGACGTCACCGACCGCGCCGCCCGCCAGATCGTCAGCGCCCTGCGCTCCCGCTACGAGGTCGTCGTCATCGACTGCGGCGCCCAGCTCGGCGGGGCAGGGGCGGCGGCCGTGGAGATGGCCGACCGGGCCCTGCTGATCACCACCCCGGACGTGGTCGCCGTACGGGGCGCCAAACGGGCCGTGCGGATGTGGGACCGGCTCCAGATCCGCAAGGCCGAGGAGACGACCATCGTCGTCAACCGGCACTCGCGCGGTACGGAGATCCAGCCGCCCCTCATCCAGAAGATCACCGGCACGGCCGTCGCCGCCACCGTCGTCCCCGCCAACTTCAAGGAATTGCAGAGCGTCGTGGACGCGGGCCGTATCCACGAACTGGAGAACAAGAGCTCGGTGAAGCAGGCCCTGTGGGGCCTGGCGGGCGAACTGGGCCTGGTCAAGGCCCCCGACGGTGCGCAGAAGGCGGGCCGGGGGCTGCGGGGCGGGGACCGGGGGTCGGTGAGCTTTCGGCGGAGGAGGGAGGGATGA
- the cpaB gene encoding Flp pilus assembly protein CpaB, whose protein sequence is MNSRQRRGVILLLLSIVCALGAFAGVLSVISDVKSKVGPEVTAYRLKSDVPPYTTLSTGQFEKIEMPERWLSDNAVTDLREIQGKIAVTTLEAGSLLQSDMIVRRPALQPGQQEVAIMIDAATGVAGKITPGASVNVYATFEGAREGDPDQSKIIVTNAKVLDVGDLTPLEPDESNRTRQPTEAVPITFALSALDAQRITYAESFAKRVRLALVAPGSDTTVPERDRTYELAKDK, encoded by the coding sequence ATGAACTCCCGTCAGCGCCGCGGCGTGATCCTTCTGCTCCTGTCGATCGTCTGCGCCCTCGGCGCCTTCGCCGGCGTGCTCTCCGTGATCAGCGACGTGAAGTCGAAGGTCGGCCCCGAGGTCACCGCCTACCGGCTGAAATCCGACGTGCCGCCCTACACCACCCTCAGCACGGGCCAGTTCGAGAAGATCGAGATGCCCGAACGGTGGCTGTCCGACAACGCGGTCACCGATCTGCGGGAGATACAGGGCAAGATCGCCGTGACCACGCTGGAAGCGGGCTCGCTGCTCCAGTCCGACATGATCGTCCGTCGGCCGGCCCTCCAGCCCGGCCAGCAGGAGGTCGCCATCATGATCGACGCGGCGACCGGCGTGGCCGGCAAGATCACGCCCGGCGCCTCGGTCAACGTCTACGCCACCTTCGAGGGCGCACGCGAGGGCGACCCCGACCAGTCGAAGATCATCGTCACCAACGCCAAGGTCCTCGACGTCGGCGACCTCACCCCCCTCGAGCCCGACGAGTCCAACCGCACCCGGCAGCCCACCGAAGCCGTCCCGATCACGTTCGCACTCTCCGCCCTCGACGCGCAGCGCATCACCTACGCCGAGTCGTTCGCCAAGCGGGTCCGGCTCGCCCTCGTCGCGCCCGGCAGCGACACCACCGTCCCCGAGCGGGACCGGACGTACGAACTCGCGAAGGACAAGTGA
- a CDS encoding chitinase codes for MSPHRRSLRFWSGAVTAALALTVTTVGQASAADVNNARNAGFEAGLSDWTCSAGSGTTVSSPVHTGSAALQATPAGQDNARCAQTVRVKPDSTYTLGAWVRGGYAYLGVTGTGTTDVSTWTPDSSSWKQLSTTFTTGSSTTSVTVYTHGWYGQAAYYADDVSVFGPDGGGGTDPGPTIPSAPGGLNVSGTTSSSVSLAWNAVSGATGYTVYRDGTKVTAVSGTSATVTGLAASTSYSFRVTATNGAGESPKSAAVTGTTNKPNGPGPALPRHAVTGYWQNFDNGATVQRLADVQAQYDIIAVAFADATSTPGAVTFNLDSAGLGGYTVDQFKADIRAKQAAGKKVIVSVGGERGTVAVNDAASAANFANSVYSVMQTYGFDGVDIDLENGLNATYMTQALRSLSAKAGSSLIITMAPQTIDMQSTSNSYFQTALNIKDILTVVNMQYYNSGSMLGCDGKVYSQGSVDFLTALACIQLENGLAPSQVGLGLPASTRGAGSGYVSPTVVNNALDCLAKGTGCGSFKPPRTYPGLRGAMTWSTNWDATAGNAWSNAVGPHVHGLP; via the coding sequence ATGTCCCCACACAGACGATCCCTGCGTTTCTGGTCGGGTGCCGTCACGGCTGCCCTGGCCCTCACTGTCACGACCGTCGGCCAGGCCAGCGCCGCCGACGTCAACAACGCCAGGAACGCCGGCTTCGAGGCGGGCCTGAGCGACTGGACCTGCTCGGCCGGCAGCGGTACGACGGTCTCCTCCCCGGTGCACACCGGCTCGGCCGCGCTCCAGGCGACCCCGGCGGGGCAGGACAACGCCCGGTGCGCCCAGACGGTACGGGTGAAGCCCGACTCGACGTACACGCTGGGCGCCTGGGTGCGGGGCGGATACGCCTACCTCGGCGTGACCGGCACGGGCACCACGGACGTGTCCACCTGGACGCCCGACTCCTCGTCCTGGAAGCAGCTGTCGACCACCTTCACCACGGGCTCCTCGACGACCTCGGTGACGGTGTACACGCACGGCTGGTACGGGCAGGCGGCGTACTACGCGGACGACGTGTCGGTCTTCGGGCCCGACGGCGGCGGGGGCACGGACCCGGGCCCGACGATCCCGTCCGCGCCGGGCGGCCTGAACGTCTCCGGCACGACGTCCTCGTCGGTGTCGCTGGCCTGGAACGCCGTCTCCGGGGCGACGGGTTACACCGTCTACCGCGACGGCACCAAGGTGACCGCGGTCTCCGGCACCTCGGCGACGGTGACCGGGCTCGCGGCCTCGACGTCGTACTCCTTCCGGGTCACGGCGACGAACGGGGCCGGTGAGTCACCGAAGTCGGCGGCGGTGACGGGCACCACGAACAAGCCGAACGGCCCCGGCCCGGCGCTGCCCAGGCACGCGGTGACCGGCTACTGGCAGAACTTCGACAACGGCGCGACGGTCCAGAGGCTCGCCGACGTCCAGGCGCAGTACGACATCATCGCCGTCGCCTTCGCGGACGCGACCTCGACGCCGGGCGCGGTCACCTTCAACCTCGACTCGGCCGGTCTCGGCGGCTACACCGTCGACCAGTTCAAGGCCGACATCCGGGCCAAGCAGGCGGCCGGGAAGAAGGTCATCGTCTCGGTCGGCGGCGAGCGCGGCACGGTGGCGGTGAACGACGCGGCCTCGGCGGCGAACTTCGCGAACAGCGTGTACTCCGTGATGCAGACCTACGGCTTCGACGGCGTCGACATCGACCTGGAGAACGGTCTCAACGCCACCTACATGACGCAGGCCCTGCGGTCGCTCTCGGCGAAGGCGGGCTCGTCGCTGATCATCACGATGGCGCCGCAGACCATCGACATGCAGTCGACATCGAACTCCTACTTCCAGACGGCGCTGAACATCAAGGACATCCTCACCGTCGTCAACATGCAGTACTACAACAGCGGTTCCATGCTGGGCTGCGACGGCAAGGTCTACAGCCAGGGCTCGGTCGACTTCCTGACGGCCCTGGCCTGCATCCAGCTGGAGAACGGCCTCGCCCCGTCCCAGGTGGGCCTGGGCCTGCCGGCCTCCACCCGGGGAGCGGGCAGCGGCTACGTCTCACCGACCGTGGTGAACAACGCCCTGGACTGCCTGGCCAAGGGCACCGGCTGCGGGTCCTTCAAGCCGCCCCGGACGTACCCCGGCCTGCGCGGCGCCATGACCTGGTCGACCAACTGGGACGCGACGGCCGGCAACGCGTGGTCCAACGCGGTGGGGCCGCATGTGCACGGACTGCCGTAG
- a CDS encoding Nramp family divalent metal transporter, producing MADTTGNTTENEATHPPRLRKASWKHIGPGIVVAATGVGAGDLVATLIAGSNFGYTLLWAAIIGCLVKISLAEAAGRWHLSTGRTLFDGWASLGRWTTWFFAVYVVVWGFVYGAAAMSSSALPLQALFPDVMDLKWWGIACGLVGLVFVWFNKYAVFEKVMTVLVGVMFVVTVYLAIRVTPNIADAFAGLLPVLPDEKDSILNTLGLIGGVGGTITLAAYGYWVNAKGWTDTGWMKVMRLDNRVAYATTGIFVIAMLFVGAELLHSANVAIASGDKGLIQLGDILEEEYGSATAKFFLIGFFATSFTSLIGVWHGVSLMFADFVARLTGQGQAKGEEVASGTRERSWPFRAYLLWLTFPPMILLFEGQPFRLIIIYGVLGAAFLPFLAATLIWLLNSSRTPREWRNGHLSNAMLAIAGLLFLILCVKQIWDQPWGEFF from the coding sequence ATGGCGGACACCACGGGCAACACCACGGAGAACGAGGCCACCCATCCACCGCGGCTCCGGAAAGCGAGTTGGAAACACATCGGTCCGGGCATCGTCGTCGCGGCGACCGGTGTCGGCGCCGGTGACCTGGTCGCCACGCTGATCGCGGGCAGCAATTTCGGCTACACCCTCCTGTGGGCCGCGATCATCGGCTGTCTGGTGAAGATCTCCCTGGCCGAGGCCGCGGGCCGCTGGCACCTGTCCACGGGCCGCACCCTGTTCGACGGCTGGGCGAGCCTCGGCCGCTGGACGACCTGGTTCTTCGCGGTCTACGTCGTGGTGTGGGGCTTCGTCTACGGCGCGGCGGCGATGTCGTCGAGCGCGCTGCCGTTGCAGGCGCTGTTCCCGGACGTGATGGACCTCAAGTGGTGGGGCATCGCCTGCGGCCTGGTGGGTCTGGTCTTCGTCTGGTTCAACAAGTACGCGGTGTTCGAGAAGGTCATGACGGTCCTGGTGGGCGTCATGTTCGTGGTGACGGTGTACCTGGCGATCCGGGTCACGCCGAACATCGCCGACGCCTTCGCCGGACTCCTGCCGGTGCTGCCGGACGAGAAGGACTCGATCCTCAACACGCTCGGTCTGATCGGCGGTGTGGGCGGCACGATCACTCTCGCCGCGTACGGCTACTGGGTCAACGCCAAGGGCTGGACCGACACCGGCTGGATGAAGGTCATGCGGCTGGACAACCGCGTCGCCTACGCCACGACCGGCATCTTCGTCATCGCCATGCTGTTCGTCGGCGCGGAACTGCTCCACTCGGCGAACGTCGCGATCGCGAGCGGTGACAAGGGCCTGATCCAGCTGGGCGACATCCTGGAGGAGGAGTACGGCTCGGCCACCGCCAAGTTCTTCCTGATCGGCTTCTTCGCCACGTCCTTCACCTCGCTGATCGGCGTCTGGCACGGCGTGAGCCTGATGTTCGCCGACTTCGTGGCCCGCCTGACGGGCCAGGGCCAGGCCAAGGGCGAGGAAGTCGCCTCCGGGACCCGCGAACGCTCCTGGCCGTTCCGCGCCTACCTGCTCTGGCTGACCTTCCCGCCGATGATCCTGCTCTTCGAGGGCCAGCCCTTCCGCCTGATCATCATCTACGGCGTCCTCGGCGCGGCCTTCCTGCCCTTCCTCGCCGCCACCCTGATCTGGCTCCTCAACTCCTCCCGCACGCCCCGCGAGTGGCGCAACGGCCACCTGAGCAACGCCATGCTCGCCATCGCCGGCCTGCTGTTCCTGATCCTGTGCGTGAAGCAGATCTGGGACCAGCCGTGGGGGGAGTTCTTCTAG
- a CDS encoding ATP-binding protein — MLQLSGRHLPDPDARYGPFPQPPLGAGHLSVEYPPRTSAVREARAEVRRQLEGWGLGEDGEVADVAELLVGELATNALVHAGSGFRLTLFAAHGVLRCEVADAERRVPRVLDAGAGESGRGMFLVDALAQRWGCHRDGPGKTVWFELGTCGSDGCGRRQP; from the coding sequence ATGCTGCAACTCTCCGGGCGGCACCTCCCGGACCCCGACGCCCGCTACGGCCCGTTCCCGCAACCACCCCTGGGAGCAGGCCATCTGAGTGTCGAGTACCCACCCCGGACCTCCGCCGTCCGCGAGGCACGCGCGGAGGTCCGCAGGCAGTTGGAGGGATGGGGGCTCGGCGAGGACGGCGAGGTCGCGGACGTGGCCGAACTGCTCGTCGGCGAACTGGCCACCAACGCCCTGGTGCACGCCGGGAGCGGCTTCCGGCTCACCCTCTTCGCCGCGCACGGCGTCCTGCGCTGCGAGGTCGCCGACGCCGAACGCCGCGTGCCGCGGGTGCTGGACGCCGGCGCGGGGGAGAGCGGCCGCGGAATGTTCCTGGTGGACGCGCTCGCCCAGCGCTGGGGCTGCCACCGGGACGGGCCGGGCAAGACCGTGTGGTTCGAGCTCGGCACCTGCGGATCGGACGGCTGCGGTCGGCGACAGCCGTGA
- a CDS encoding MEDS domain-containing protein gives MTTGEPSPFDHRMAVFDSDDGFVTAALPFLGEGLGASGEPPPVAIAAPRNLDLLRDALGSDAKDVTCIPHTEWYTGSAANAIARAAAYLTAHAGPGGRLHLVMEPVWSGRAGRSARETTEWIRYEAFANLLFAPMSTTALCAYDTRTAGPAVVAAARRTHPETEVYEDPLRLAAELDAVPLPLPPAGALSLAEPRATTVQGWAVGRGLPAADAELFAAAVTETAAALAPLGGDLLLWGEAPACVAELRSVRRLDDPLAGFVPPTAGPDPGPGLWYARQVCAYVDIRDDAGGATVRLQYA, from the coding sequence GTGACCACCGGAGAACCCAGTCCGTTCGACCACCGCATGGCCGTCTTCGACTCCGACGACGGCTTCGTGACCGCCGCCCTGCCCTTCCTCGGCGAAGGCCTCGGCGCCTCCGGCGAGCCGCCGCCGGTGGCCATCGCCGCCCCGCGCAACCTGGACCTCCTGCGCGACGCCCTCGGCTCCGACGCGAAGGACGTCACCTGTATCCCGCACACCGAGTGGTACACCGGCTCCGCCGCCAACGCCATCGCCCGGGCCGCCGCCTACCTCACCGCACACGCCGGCCCCGGCGGCCGGCTCCACCTCGTCATGGAGCCCGTGTGGAGCGGGCGCGCCGGCCGCTCGGCCCGCGAGACCACCGAGTGGATCCGCTACGAGGCCTTCGCCAACCTCCTCTTCGCGCCCATGTCCACGACCGCCCTGTGCGCGTACGACACCCGCACCGCCGGGCCCGCCGTCGTCGCCGCGGCCCGCCGCACCCACCCCGAAACGGAGGTCTACGAGGACCCGCTGCGGCTCGCCGCCGAACTCGACGCCGTCCCCCTGCCGTTGCCCCCGGCCGGTGCGCTGTCCCTCGCCGAGCCGCGCGCCACGACCGTGCAGGGCTGGGCGGTGGGGCGGGGACTGCCCGCCGCGGACGCCGAGTTGTTCGCCGCCGCCGTGACGGAGACCGCGGCGGCCCTCGCGCCCCTCGGCGGCGACCTCCTGCTGTGGGGCGAGGCACCCGCCTGCGTCGCCGAACTGCGCTCGGTGCGCCGCCTCGACGACCCGCTCGCCGGCTTCGTCCCGCCGACCGCCGGCCCGGATCCGGGCCCGGGGCTGTGGTACGCGCGTCAGGTCTGCGCGTACGTGGACATCCGCGACGACGCCGGGGGAGCGACGGTCCGTCTCCAGTACGCATAG